The proteins below are encoded in one region of Streptomyces marianii:
- a CDS encoding chromosome segregation SMC family protein translates to MHLKALTLRGFKSFASATTLRFEPGITCVVGPNGSGKSNVVDALSWVMGEQGAKSLRGGKMEDVIFAGTTGRPPLGRAEVSLTIDNSDGALPIEYAEVTITRIMFRNGGSEYQINGDTCRLLDIQELLSDSGIGREMHVIVGQGRLDSVLHADPMGRRAFIEEAAGVLKHRKRKEKALRKLDAMQANLARVQDLTDELRRQLKPLGRQAAVARRAAVIQADLRDARLRLLADDLVRMREALRTEVADEAALKERKEGTEAELKAALAREADLEDEVRRLAPRLQRAQQTWYELSQLAERVRGTVSLAEARVKSATSVPAEERRGRDPEDMEREAARFREQEAELEAALEAAQRALEDTVAHRAELERELAVEERRLKDVARAIADRREGLARLNGQVNAARSRAASAQAEIDRLAAARDEAGERAAAAQEEYEQLKAEVDGLEADDSALADRHDAARRELSEAEAALSAAREAATAAERKRAAVAARHEALAQGLRRKDGTGALLSARDRLSGLLGPAAELLTVAPGHELPVAAALGAAADAVAVTDPSTAAEAIRLLRKQDAGRASLLLSVPGQAGAPAERPPTAGIPAPTRPPAESVSTSGGPAYTPVPPAVEAGAAAPAHPGAAPSPIAGGEGGMRPSRVLDLVRGPEGLMPAVARLVRDMVVVGTLEDAEDLVRAEPGLVAVTAEGDVLGAHFAHGGSAGAPSLLEVQASVDEAAAELEELAVRCDELAAGQREAGERRTACASLVEELGERRRAAEREKAGVAQQLGRLAGQARGAAGEAERTAAAAERAQEALEKALYEAEELAERLAVAEETPVEEEPDTSARDRLAADGANARQTEMEARLQVRTHEERVKGLAGRADALDRGARAEREARARAERRRARLRHEAAVAEAVARGARLLLAHVEVSVVRAERERAAAEAAKAERERELTAARAEGRDLKSELDKLTDSMHRGEVLGAEKRLRIEQLETRALEELGVEPAGLVSEYGPDQLVPPSPPAEGEELPEDPGHPRNQPRPFVRAEQEKRLKSAERAYQQLGKVNPLALEEFAALEERHKFLSEQLEDLKKTRADLLQVVKEVDERVEQVFTEAYRDTSREFEGVFSRLFPGGEGRLILTDPDNMLTTGVDVEARPPGKKVKRLSLLSGGERSLTAVAMLVSIFKARPSPFYVMDEVEAALDDTNLQRLIRIMQELQESSQLIVITHQKRTMEVADALYGVSMQGDGVSKVISQRLR, encoded by the coding sequence GTGCACCTCAAGGCCCTGACCCTCCGCGGGTTCAAATCCTTCGCCTCGGCGACGACGCTGCGCTTCGAGCCCGGCATCACGTGCGTCGTCGGGCCGAACGGCTCCGGCAAGTCCAATGTCGTGGACGCGCTGTCCTGGGTCATGGGTGAACAGGGGGCGAAATCCCTGCGCGGCGGGAAGATGGAGGACGTCATTTTCGCCGGGACGACCGGGCGGCCGCCGCTCGGCCGCGCGGAGGTCTCGCTCACGATCGACAATTCCGACGGCGCGCTGCCCATCGAATACGCCGAAGTCACCATCACGCGGATCATGTTCCGCAACGGCGGCAGCGAATACCAGATCAACGGGGACACCTGCCGGCTGCTGGACATCCAGGAACTGCTCTCCGACTCGGGTATCGGGCGGGAGATGCACGTCATCGTCGGGCAGGGACGGCTCGACTCCGTCCTGCACGCCGACCCGATGGGACGCCGCGCGTTCATCGAGGAGGCCGCGGGTGTCCTCAAGCACCGCAAGCGCAAGGAGAAGGCGCTGCGGAAGCTCGACGCGATGCAGGCCAACCTCGCCCGTGTCCAGGACCTCACCGACGAACTGCGGCGGCAGCTCAAGCCGCTGGGCCGGCAGGCCGCCGTGGCGCGGCGGGCCGCGGTCATCCAGGCCGACCTGCGCGACGCGCGCCTCCGCCTCCTCGCCGACGACCTGGTGCGCATGCGCGAGGCGCTCAGGACCGAGGTCGCCGACGAGGCCGCGCTCAAGGAGCGCAAGGAGGGCACGGAGGCGGAGCTCAAGGCGGCACTGGCCCGGGAGGCCGACCTGGAGGACGAGGTGCGCCGGCTGGCGCCGCGGCTGCAGCGGGCCCAGCAGACCTGGTACGAACTCTCGCAGCTGGCCGAGCGGGTGCGCGGCACGGTGTCACTGGCCGAGGCCCGGGTGAAGAGCGCCACCTCGGTGCCCGCGGAGGAACGGCGCGGCCGTGACCCCGAGGACATGGAGCGGGAGGCCGCGCGGTTCCGCGAACAGGAGGCGGAGCTGGAGGCCGCGCTGGAGGCGGCGCAGCGCGCGCTGGAGGACACGGTCGCCCACCGTGCCGAACTGGAGCGCGAACTGGCGGTCGAGGAGCGCCGGCTGAAGGACGTCGCCCGGGCGATCGCCGACCGCCGCGAAGGGCTCGCCCGGCTGAACGGGCAGGTCAACGCAGCCCGTTCCCGCGCCGCTTCGGCCCAGGCGGAGATCGACCGCCTGGCGGCCGCTCGTGACGAGGCGGGCGAACGGGCAGCCGCGGCCCAGGAGGAGTACGAGCAGCTCAAGGCGGAGGTCGACGGGCTGGAGGCGGACGACAGCGCGCTCGCGGACCGGCACGACGCGGCGAGGCGTGAACTGTCCGAGGCGGAGGCGGCCCTGTCCGCAGCCCGGGAAGCGGCGACGGCCGCCGAACGCAAGCGGGCCGCCGTCGCCGCGCGCCACGAGGCCCTCGCGCAGGGACTGCGCCGCAAGGACGGCACCGGCGCACTGCTGTCCGCCCGGGACCGGCTCTCCGGTCTGCTGGGCCCCGCCGCCGAACTGCTGACGGTCGCTCCCGGTCACGAACTCCCGGTCGCGGCGGCGCTCGGGGCGGCGGCCGACGCCGTCGCGGTCACGGATCCCTCCACGGCGGCCGAGGCCATCCGGCTGCTCCGCAAGCAGGACGCGGGCCGTGCGTCCCTGCTGCTGTCCGTGCCGGGACAGGCGGGCGCTCCCGCGGAGAGACCGCCCACGGCCGGGATCCCCGCCCCCACCCGGCCGCCCGCCGAGAGCGTCTCGACGTCCGGGGGCCCGGCATACACGCCCGTGCCGCCCGCGGTCGAGGCCGGTGCGGCCGCACCCGCGCATCCCGGGGCGGCCCCCTCCCCGATCGCCGGCGGTGAAGGGGGGATGCGGCCGTCCCGGGTCCTCGACCTGGTGCGCGGGCCGGAGGGGCTGATGCCCGCCGTGGCGAGGCTCGTACGGGACATGGTGGTCGTCGGGACCCTGGAGGACGCCGAGGACCTGGTCCGTGCGGAGCCGGGACTGGTCGCCGTCACCGCCGAGGGCGACGTCCTCGGTGCCCACTTCGCGCACGGGGGCTCCGCGGGCGCGCCCAGTCTCCTGGAGGTGCAGGCGTCGGTCGACGAGGCCGCTGCCGAGCTGGAGGAACTGGCCGTACGGTGCGACGAACTCGCCGCGGGGCAGCGCGAGGCCGGCGAGCGGCGTACGGCGTGCGCATCCCTCGTCGAGGAGTTGGGCGAGCGGAGACGGGCGGCCGAGCGGGAGAAAGCCGGCGTCGCCCAGCAACTGGGACGGCTCGCCGGGCAGGCCCGCGGCGCCGCGGGGGAGGCCGAGCGCACGGCGGCGGCGGCCGAGCGGGCTCAGGAGGCGCTCGAGAAGGCGCTGTACGAGGCCGAGGAGCTGGCGGAGAGGCTGGCCGTCGCGGAGGAGACCCCTGTCGAGGAGGAGCCGGACACGTCGGCGCGCGACCGCCTGGCCGCCGACGGCGCCAATGCCCGGCAGACCGAGATGGAGGCCCGGCTTCAGGTGCGCACGCACGAGGAGCGGGTGAAGGGGCTGGCCGGGCGGGCCGACGCGCTCGACCGCGGCGCACGTGCCGAGCGCGAGGCCAGGGCGCGCGCCGAGCGGCGCCGGGCCAGGCTCCGCCACGAGGCCGCCGTCGCCGAGGCGGTGGCGAGGGGTGCCCGCCTGCTCCTGGCCCATGTCGAGGTGTCCGTCGTCCGGGCCGAGCGGGAGCGTGCCGCCGCCGAGGCGGCCAAGGCGGAGCGCGAGCGTGAGCTCACCGCCGCCCGCGCGGAGGGCCGGGACCTCAAGAGCGAGCTCGACAAGCTCACCGACTCGATGCACCGCGGCGAGGTCCTCGGGGCCGAGAAGCGGCTGCGCATCGAGCAGCTGGAGACCAGGGCGCTGGAGGAGCTGGGAGTCGAACCGGCCGGGCTGGTCTCCGAGTACGGTCCGGACCAGCTCGTGCCGCCGTCGCCGCCTGCCGAGGGGGAGGAGCTCCCCGAGGACCCCGGTCACCCGCGCAACCAGCCGCGGCCCTTCGTCCGCGCCGAGCAGGAGAAACGGCTCAAGTCCGCCGAACGGGCGTACCAGCAACTCGGAAAGGTGAATCCGCTCGCCCTGGAGGAGTTCGCGGCCCTGGAGGAGCGGCACAAGTTCCTGTCCGAACAGCTCGAAGACCTGAAGAAGACCCGTGCCGACCTGCTCCAGGTCGTGAAGGAGGTCGACGAGCGCGTCGAGCAGGTGTTCACGGAGGCGTACCGGGACACGTCGCGTGAGTTCGAGGGTGTGTTCTCGCGGCTCTTCCCTGGCGGTGAGGGCCGGCTCATCCTGACCGATCCCGACAACATGCTCACCACGGGCGTGGACGTGGAGGCCAGGCCCCCGGGTAAGAAGGTCAAGCGGTTGTCGCTGCTCTCCGGCGGCGAGCGCTCGCTGACCGCCGTGGCGATGCTCGTGTCCATCTTCAAGGCCCGGCCCAGCCCGTTCTACGTCATGGACGAGGTCGAGGCCGCGCTGGACGACACCAACCTGCAGCGCCTGATCCGCATCATGCAGGAGCTCCAGGAGAGTTCCCAGCTGATCGTGATCACCCATCAGAAGCGGACCATGGAGGTCGCGGACGCGCTCTACGGCGTCTCCATGCAGGGTGACGGCGTGTCGAAGGTCATCAGCCAGCGGCTCCGCTGA